The Burkholderia ubonensis genome has a window encoding:
- a CDS encoding lipase secretion chaperone — MAARDDRAPRWRRAAAVAVAALVVAGGVWIGRGAALHHDAGSARASADAMTLGGAAPALPPDAASAGLPSSLAGSSAPRLPLEAGGHLAKARAVRDFFDYCLSAQSDLSATALDALVAREIAAQLDGTVAQPEALDVWRRYRTYLAELAKLPAAGAVADKSDIGALELALDQRVSIARRTLGEWNEPFFSDEQWRQRFDLARLKIAQDRTLTDAQKAERLAALDQQLPPGARAERQRVAQQQAAIAQIAQLQKSGATPDAMRAQLTQSLGPEVAERAARMQQDDDAWQRRYTDYAAQRDQISASGLPPHERDAQIAALRQRLFTKPGDALRAASLDRGAAASR; from the coding sequence ATGGCCGCACGTGACGATCGCGCGCCGCGCTGGCGGCGCGCCGCAGCGGTGGCCGTCGCGGCGCTGGTCGTCGCGGGCGGCGTGTGGATCGGGCGTGGCGCCGCGTTGCATCACGACGCGGGTTCCGCGCGCGCATCGGCGGATGCAATGACGCTCGGCGGCGCGGCCCCGGCGTTGCCGCCGGACGCGGCGAGCGCGGGCCTGCCGTCGTCGCTGGCCGGCTCGAGCGCGCCGCGCCTGCCGCTCGAGGCGGGCGGCCATCTGGCGAAAGCGCGCGCGGTGCGCGATTTCTTCGACTATTGCCTGAGCGCGCAGAGCGACCTGAGCGCGACCGCGCTCGATGCGCTGGTCGCGCGCGAGATCGCCGCGCAGCTCGACGGCACCGTTGCGCAGCCGGAAGCGCTCGACGTCTGGCGCCGGTACCGCACGTACCTGGCCGAACTGGCGAAGCTGCCGGCCGCGGGCGCCGTCGCCGACAAGTCCGACATCGGCGCGCTGGAGCTCGCGCTCGACCAGCGCGTGTCGATCGCGCGGCGCACGCTTGGCGAATGGAACGAACCGTTCTTCAGTGACGAACAGTGGCGGCAGCGCTTCGATCTCGCGCGGCTGAAGATCGCGCAGGACCGCACGCTGACCGACGCGCAGAAGGCCGAGCGGCTTGCCGCGCTCGACCAGCAGCTGCCGCCCGGCGCACGCGCCGAACGGCAGCGCGTCGCGCAGCAGCAGGCCGCGATCGCGCAGATCGCGCAGCTGCAGAAGTCGGGCGCGACGCCGGACGCGATGCGCGCGCAATTGACCCAGTCGCTCGGCCCGGAGGTGGCGGAGCGCGCCGCGCGCATGCAGCAGGACGACGACGCGTGGCAGCGCCGTTACACCGACTATGCGGCGCAACGCGACCAGATCTCCGCGTCGGGGCTGCCGCCGCACGAGCGCGACGCGCAGATCGCGGCGCTGCGCCAGCGGCTGTTCACGAAACCGGGCGACGCGCTGCGCGCGGCGTCGCTCGATCGCGGCGCGGCGGCCTCGCGGTAG
- a CDS encoding peptidoglycan DD-metalloendopeptidase family protein, producing the protein MRETIPIHEALTRWLPQAALVVAAAALTGCTMTPWTDTWQPMRSSTPMSAATPGVIAGYYRVNPGDTLAGIAGAFGQRVQDVAGWNHMAPTDTVRPGQVLRVAPPPAATSITQAPSASAQPGSLAWPATGIVAMPFSAGKTRGIVIAASGPDRTVRAAANGRVVYAGSGVKAYGPLVILKHESGLITAYGHNGKLLVNEGDAVRTGQPVAEMDTDASGRATFEFEVRQNGKVVDPMNFLARNGG; encoded by the coding sequence TTGAGAGAAACGATTCCGATCCACGAGGCGCTGACGCGCTGGCTGCCGCAGGCGGCGTTGGTCGTCGCGGCCGCGGCGCTGACGGGCTGCACGATGACGCCGTGGACCGACACCTGGCAGCCGATGCGATCGTCGACGCCGATGTCGGCCGCGACGCCCGGCGTGATAGCGGGCTACTACCGCGTGAACCCGGGCGACACGCTCGCGGGCATCGCGGGCGCGTTCGGCCAGCGCGTGCAGGACGTGGCCGGCTGGAACCACATGGCGCCGACCGACACGGTCAGGCCCGGCCAGGTGCTGCGCGTTGCGCCGCCGCCCGCCGCCACGTCGATCACGCAGGCGCCGTCCGCCTCCGCGCAGCCGGGCTCGCTGGCATGGCCGGCTACCGGCATCGTCGCGATGCCGTTCTCGGCCGGCAAGACGCGCGGGATCGTCATCGCCGCGTCCGGGCCCGACCGGACGGTGCGCGCCGCGGCGAACGGGCGGGTCGTCTACGCGGGGTCCGGCGTCAAGGCGTACGGTCCGCTCGTGATCCTGAAGCACGAGAGCGGCCTGATCACGGCATACGGCCACAACGGCAAGCTGCTCGTCAACGAAGGCGACGCGGTGCGGACCGGCCAGCCGGTCGCCGAGATGGACACCGATGCGAGCGGGCGGGCGACGTTCGAATTCGAAGTCCGGCAAAACGGCAAGGTGGTCGATCCGATGAACTTCCTGGCGCGCAACGGCGGCTGA
- a CDS encoding DUF2946 domain-containing protein, translating into MLHRHRHLTAWLGMLAIWFAIVVPLVSQWRIAQAASPDAVVCGTGHGAHLARAAQQTHDHAAHLDACGYCSFFAHSPAIGGPVAASIAFIPAVFAGAAAPRTLAAATRRYPRAYPRAPPENA; encoded by the coding sequence ATGCTGCATCGACATCGTCATCTGACTGCCTGGCTGGGCATGCTCGCGATCTGGTTCGCGATCGTCGTGCCGCTGGTGTCGCAGTGGCGTATCGCGCAGGCCGCATCGCCCGATGCGGTCGTCTGCGGCACCGGGCACGGCGCACATCTGGCGCGGGCGGCGCAGCAGACGCACGATCACGCGGCGCATCTCGATGCGTGCGGCTACTGCAGCTTCTTCGCGCACAGTCCGGCGATCGGCGGCCCCGTCGCCGCGTCGATCGCCTTCATCCCCGCCGTGTTCGCGGGCGCTGCCGCACCGCGCACGCTTGCGGCTGCCACACGACGCTATCCGCGCGCCTATCCGCGCGCGCCGCCCGAGAACGCCTGA
- a CDS encoding DUF4148 domain-containing protein: MKSLIATFAAAAVLAVPAVSFAQQNGPVTRDQVKAELSALQQAGYKLGSDRTNYPEGILAAEARVHPQQNVAAADTSGYGAQPAGQQESGAPVAKTGWQVKRVSDGAPIYKGR, translated from the coding sequence ATGAAATCGCTGATCGCAACGTTCGCTGCTGCTGCCGTCCTCGCTGTTCCGGCCGTCTCGTTCGCCCAACAAAACGGCCCGGTCACCCGCGACCAGGTCAAGGCCGAGCTGTCGGCGCTGCAACAGGCCGGCTACAAGCTCGGCAGCGACCGCACCAACTATCCGGAAGGCATCCTCGCGGCCGAAGCGCGCGTGCATCCGCAGCAGAACGTCGCCGCGGCCGACACGAGCGGCTACGGCGCGCAGCCGGCCGGCCAGCAAGAGTCGGGTGCACCGGTAGCCAAGACCGGCTGGCAAGTGAAGCGCGTGTCGGACGGCGCACCGATCTACAAGGGTCGTTGA
- a CDS encoding cytochrome b produces MKNIIAKQSRYSTPAIFFHWAVFLLVALTYLAIEIRGPKGSDSRAFWMNVHLTAGTLVLVLSVLRVVWRMVSRAPDAIMQAPLLKWLSTLAHLALYAFIIAQPLLGIIMINLGGKPVSLDWLGISFTLLGPDKALRPAIKDAHELIGNAFYFVIGLHALAALYHHFVRRDDVLRRMMP; encoded by the coding sequence ATGAAAAACATAATCGCGAAACAGTCGCGCTACAGCACGCCGGCTATCTTTTTCCACTGGGCCGTGTTCCTGCTGGTGGCGCTGACTTATCTGGCGATCGAGATTCGCGGGCCGAAGGGCAGCGACAGCCGCGCGTTCTGGATGAACGTGCATCTGACCGCGGGGACGCTCGTGCTGGTGCTGTCGGTGCTGCGCGTGGTGTGGCGCATGGTGAGCCGCGCGCCGGACGCGATCATGCAGGCGCCGTTGCTGAAGTGGCTGTCGACGCTCGCGCATCTGGCGCTGTACGCGTTCATCATCGCGCAGCCGTTGCTGGGCATCATCATGATCAACCTGGGCGGCAAGCCGGTCTCGCTCGACTGGCTCGGCATCTCGTTCACGCTGCTCGGGCCCGACAAGGCGCTGCGGCCAGCCATCAAGGACGCGCACGAGCTGATCGGCAACGCGTTCTATTTCGTGATCGGCCTGCACGCGCTGGCAGCGCTTTATCATCATTTCGTCCGGCGTGACGACGTGCTGCGTCGCATGATGCCGTAA
- a CDS encoding TonB-dependent copper receptor, which yields MTNFSSRAPNASRHPDARRVPRVLTLTVPALAASAMTAAVAAEPVRVAGAPPDDAAWLLPPVEVVASPLRTPLVVVTDPKKPRQPLPASDGADYLKTIPGFASIRSGGTNGDAVLRGMFGSRLNILANGMPTLGACPGRMDAPTSYIAPESYDKLTVVKGPQTVLYGPGASAGTVLFERTTRRFDKPGMRFDGSLVGGSFGRNDQNLDVTAGTPDVYGRVSANHAHSDDYKDGNGRTVPSQWDKWNADAALGLTPDDHTRVELTAGGGDGYARYAGRGMDGAHFRRETFGLSFDKQHIGDVLDRVEARVYYNEADHVMDNYTLRQPDPTSSMPMRMASEVRRRTLGARAAATLRFGDDFKLVAGVDAQSNRLDSRSAMGRQNYADKPWNAQTTMWNAGAFGELTWYASDASRVIGGARVDYASARDKRPTTGGMMTGKPNPTFDDDRSRVLPSGFIRYERDLAALPVTWYAGIGHAERFPDYWELFSAKRGPAGAVNAFSAVKPEKTTQLDIGAQYRSERLDAWVSAYAGYVQDFILFNYAAGMMGSTTQATNVNAQIMGGEAGVSWRPVAPLRVETSLAYAWGRNVATGDPLPQMPPLEARFGVEYTRGAWSAGGLWRVVASQHRYALNEGNVVGKDFGPSAGFGVLSLHAQYNVSKTVQVSVGVDNVLNKAYTEHLNLAGNAGFGYAANTPVTEPGRTAWVRVSAKL from the coding sequence ATGACTAATTTTTCGTCGCGCGCGCCGAACGCGTCGCGCCATCCCGATGCACGGCGCGTGCCGCGCGTGCTCACTCTCACCGTTCCCGCGCTGGCCGCCAGCGCGATGACGGCCGCCGTCGCGGCCGAACCCGTGCGCGTCGCCGGCGCGCCGCCGGACGACGCAGCGTGGCTGTTGCCGCCCGTCGAGGTCGTCGCGTCGCCGCTGAGAACGCCGCTCGTCGTCGTCACCGATCCGAAGAAGCCGCGCCAGCCGCTGCCTGCCAGCGACGGCGCGGATTACCTGAAGACGATTCCGGGCTTCGCGTCGATCCGCAGCGGCGGCACGAACGGCGACGCGGTGCTGCGCGGCATGTTCGGCTCGCGGCTGAACATCCTCGCGAACGGGATGCCGACGCTTGGCGCCTGTCCGGGCCGGATGGACGCGCCGACGTCGTACATCGCGCCGGAAAGCTACGACAAGCTCACCGTGGTGAAAGGGCCGCAGACGGTGCTGTACGGCCCCGGCGCATCGGCCGGCACGGTGCTGTTCGAGCGCACGACGCGGCGCTTCGACAAGCCCGGCATGCGTTTCGACGGCAGTCTCGTCGGCGGCTCGTTCGGGCGCAACGACCAGAACCTCGACGTGACGGCCGGCACGCCGGACGTGTACGGCCGCGTGAGCGCGAACCACGCGCATTCGGACGACTACAAGGACGGCAACGGCCGCACCGTGCCGTCGCAGTGGGACAAGTGGAACGCGGACGCGGCGCTCGGCTTGACGCCGGACGACCATACGCGCGTCGAGCTGACGGCCGGCGGGGGCGACGGCTATGCGCGCTACGCGGGGCGCGGGATGGACGGCGCGCATTTCCGCCGCGAGACCTTCGGCCTGTCGTTCGACAAGCAGCACATCGGCGACGTGCTCGACCGCGTCGAGGCGCGCGTGTACTACAACGAAGCCGATCACGTGATGGACAACTACACGCTGCGGCAGCCCGACCCGACGAGCAGCATGCCGATGCGGATGGCGTCGGAAGTGCGGCGCCGCACGCTCGGCGCGCGGGCCGCGGCGACGTTGCGCTTCGGCGACGACTTCAAGCTCGTCGCGGGCGTCGACGCGCAGTCGAACCGGCTCGATTCGCGCTCGGCCATGGGGCGGCAGAACTATGCGGACAAGCCGTGGAATGCGCAGACGACGATGTGGAACGCGGGCGCGTTCGGCGAGCTGACCTGGTACGCGAGCGACGCGTCGCGCGTGATCGGCGGTGCGCGCGTCGACTATGCGAGCGCGCGCGACAAGCGGCCGACGACGGGCGGCATGATGACGGGCAAGCCGAATCCGACGTTCGACGACGACCGCTCGCGCGTGCTGCCGAGCGGCTTCATCCGCTACGAGCGGGATCTCGCGGCGCTGCCGGTCACGTGGTACGCGGGGATCGGCCATGCGGAGCGCTTTCCCGACTACTGGGAGCTGTTCTCCGCGAAGCGCGGGCCGGCCGGCGCGGTCAATGCGTTCTCGGCGGTCAAGCCCGAGAAGACCACGCAGCTCGACATCGGCGCGCAGTACCGGAGCGAGCGGCTCGATGCGTGGGTGTCGGCGTACGCGGGCTACGTGCAGGACTTCATCCTGTTCAATTACGCGGCCGGCATGATGGGATCGACCACGCAGGCGACCAACGTCAATGCGCAGATCATGGGCGGCGAGGCCGGCGTGTCGTGGCGGCCGGTCGCGCCGTTGCGCGTCGAGACGTCGCTCGCGTATGCGTGGGGGCGCAACGTGGCGACCGGCGATCCGCTGCCGCAGATGCCGCCGCTCGAAGCACGCTTCGGAGTCGAGTACACGCGCGGCGCGTGGTCGGCGGGCGGCCTGTGGCGCGTCGTTGCATCGCAGCATCGCTACGCGCTCAACGAGGGCAACGTGGTGGGGAAGGACTTCGGTCCGAGCGCCGGGTTCGGCGTGCTGTCGCTGCATGCGCAATACAACGTGAGCAAGACCGTGCAGGTGTCGGTCGGCGTCGACAACGTGCTGAACAAGGCCTATACGGAGCACCTGAACCTCGCCGGCAACGCGGGCTTCGGCTACGCGGCCAACACGCCCGTGACCGAGCCGGGGCGTACTGCGTGGGTGCGCGTCAGCGCGAAGCTGTAA
- a CDS encoding Pr6Pr family membrane protein yields MSKAFFVAAYRLTAALLALSTTLHGIAGRLDMPMFHVGNYLSYFTQLSSLYAAAMLFAGLSRIPRTGSARYESMRGAAVLYMLITAIVYELLLAQPDALLHITPAYHNWVLHRIVPLVVLGDWLYVEPRSPIPWQSAVTWLGFPVVYLAYTLLRGAWENWYPYPFVDPRPHGYLPVAVQCSLIALGAAALALGIRWLGNRPARLGAAQLEDG; encoded by the coding sequence ATGAGCAAAGCGTTCTTCGTTGCAGCCTACCGGCTGACGGCCGCGTTGCTCGCGCTTTCGACGACGCTGCACGGCATCGCAGGCCGCCTGGACATGCCGATGTTTCACGTCGGCAACTATCTGAGCTACTTCACCCAGCTGAGCAGCCTGTACGCAGCCGCGATGCTGTTCGCGGGGCTGTCGCGCATTCCGCGCACGGGCTCCGCACGCTACGAGTCGATGCGCGGCGCGGCGGTGCTGTACATGCTGATCACCGCGATCGTCTACGAACTGCTGCTCGCGCAGCCCGACGCGCTCCTGCACATCACGCCGGCCTACCACAACTGGGTGCTGCACCGGATCGTGCCGCTCGTGGTGCTCGGCGACTGGCTGTATGTGGAGCCGCGCTCACCGATTCCGTGGCAGAGCGCGGTGACGTGGCTCGGCTTTCCGGTCGTCTACCTCGCGTACACGCTGCTGCGCGGCGCCTGGGAAAACTGGTATCCGTACCCGTTCGTCGACCCGCGGCCGCACGGCTATCTGCCCGTCGCCGTTCAGTGTTCGCTGATCGCGCTCGGCGCCGCGGCGCTCGCGCTGGGGATTCGCTGGCTCGGCAATCGTCCGGCGCGGCTCGGCGCCGCGCAGCTCGAGGACGGGTGA
- a CDS encoding TIGR03571 family LLM class oxidoreductase yields MPPTATDRTGAASRVFSDERLSIGLTLPLLRAGDSVADFNEQLELAALADALGFRALWVRDVPLNSADYPDPVGHLDPWVLLGALASRTRRIVLASGAIVLPLRHPLHIAKGTLSVAALSGGRFVLGLGSGDRPSEYAAFGVDAQTRRDRYRRHWEVVAAGLDVPSRVPPDETPPGAPAFALLPHGDAAVPMLAVGSGGQSVDWIARNAIGWMTYHRDPETQHARHSMWRAAVERLAQPAFRAFGVAMRLDLDANRAAPATALPLGYATGRAALIEVLQRMRAAGTHHVTLNLGSARPVREVVEEIAEHVLPVFHDGRE; encoded by the coding sequence ATGCCGCCGACCGCTACCGACCGCACCGGCGCCGCGAGCCGGGTCTTCTCGGACGAGCGGCTGTCGATCGGCCTGACGCTGCCGCTGCTGCGCGCCGGCGACAGCGTCGCGGATTTCAACGAACAACTCGAACTCGCCGCCCTGGCCGACGCGCTCGGCTTTCGCGCGCTGTGGGTGCGCGACGTGCCGCTGAACAGTGCCGACTATCCCGACCCGGTCGGACATCTCGACCCGTGGGTGCTGCTCGGCGCGCTCGCGTCGCGCACGCGCCGGATCGTCCTTGCGAGCGGTGCGATCGTGCTGCCGCTGCGGCATCCTCTGCACATCGCGAAGGGCACGCTGTCGGTGGCCGCGCTGTCCGGCGGGCGCTTCGTCCTCGGCCTCGGCTCCGGCGACCGGCCGTCCGAATATGCGGCGTTCGGCGTCGACGCGCAAACGCGGCGCGACCGCTATCGCCGCCATTGGGAAGTCGTCGCGGCGGGGCTCGACGTTCCGTCGCGCGTGCCGCCCGACGAGACGCCGCCCGGCGCGCCGGCGTTCGCGCTGCTGCCGCACGGCGACGCCGCGGTGCCGATGCTCGCGGTCGGCTCGGGAGGACAAAGCGTGGACTGGATCGCGCGCAACGCGATCGGCTGGATGACGTATCACCGCGATCCGGAGACGCAGCATGCGCGTCATTCGATGTGGCGAGCGGCCGTCGAGCGGCTGGCACAACCGGCGTTTCGCGCGTTCGGCGTGGCGATGCGGCTCGATCTCGATGCGAACCGCGCTGCGCCCGCCACCGCCCTGCCGCTCGGTTACGCAACCGGACGCGCGGCGCTGATCGAGGTCCTGCAACGCATGCGCGCAGCCGGCACGCATCACGTGACGCTGAACCTCGGCTCGGCGCGCCCGGTGCGCGAAGTCGTCGAGGAAATCGCGGAACACGTGCTGCCGGTTTTTCACGACGGTCGCGAATGA
- a CDS encoding triacylglycerol lipase, whose protein sequence is MVRSMRSRVVAGAVACAMSAAPFAGMTAVMTLATTRAAVAATAATDDYATTRYPIILVHGLTGTDKYAGVLDYFYGIQQDLQQHGATVYVANLSGYQSDDGPNGRGEQLLAQVKQVLAQTGAAKVNLIGHSQGGLSSRYVAAVAPELVASVTTIGTPHRGSEFADFVQGVLAYDPTGLSSTVIAAFVNVFGMLTSSTHNTNQDALAALQTLTTARAATYNQNFPSAGLGAPGSCQSGAPTETVGGNTHLLYSWAGTAIQPTFSALGVTGAKDTSTTPVVDPANALDASTLALLGSGTVMVNRGSGENDGVVSKCSALFGQVLSTSYKWNHVDEINQLLGVRGAYAEDPVAVIRTHANRLKLAGV, encoded by the coding sequence ATGGTCAGATCGATGCGTTCCAGGGTGGTGGCAGGGGCAGTGGCATGCGCGATGAGCGCCGCGCCGTTCGCGGGCATGACCGCAGTGATGACGCTCGCGACGACGCGCGCGGCGGTGGCGGCAACCGCGGCCACGGACGATTACGCGACGACGCGTTATCCGATCATTCTCGTGCACGGGCTGACGGGCACCGACAAGTACGCGGGCGTGCTCGATTACTTTTACGGCATCCAGCAGGACCTGCAGCAGCACGGCGCGACCGTATACGTCGCGAACCTGTCCGGCTACCAGAGCGACGACGGCCCGAACGGGCGCGGCGAGCAATTGCTCGCGCAAGTGAAGCAGGTGCTTGCGCAAACCGGCGCGGCCAAGGTCAACCTGATCGGCCACAGCCAGGGCGGCCTGTCGTCGCGCTATGTCGCCGCCGTCGCGCCGGAGCTGGTCGCGTCGGTGACGACGATCGGCACGCCGCACCGCGGCTCGGAATTCGCGGATTTCGTGCAGGGCGTGCTCGCGTACGATCCGACCGGTCTTTCGTCGACGGTGATCGCGGCGTTCGTCAACGTGTTCGGGATGTTGACGAGCAGCACCCACAACACCAACCAGGATGCGCTCGCCGCGCTGCAGACGCTGACCACGGCGCGGGCCGCGACCTATAACCAGAACTTCCCGAGCGCGGGGCTCGGCGCGCCCGGCTCGTGCCAGAGCGGCGCGCCGACGGAGACGGTCGGCGGCAACACGCACCTGCTGTACTCGTGGGCCGGCACCGCGATCCAGCCGACGTTTTCCGCGCTGGGCGTGACGGGCGCGAAGGATACGAGCACGACTCCGGTCGTCGATCCGGCGAATGCGCTCGACGCGTCGACGCTCGCGCTGCTCGGCAGCGGCACGGTGATGGTCAACCGCGGCTCGGGCGAAAACGACGGCGTCGTGTCGAAATGCAGCGCGCTGTTCGGGCAGGTGCTGAGCACGAGCTACAAGTGGAACCACGTCGACGAGATCAACCAGCTGCTGGGCGTGCGCGGCGCGTATGCGGAAGACCCGGTCGCGGTGATCCGCACGCACGCGAACCGGCTGAAGCTCGCAGGCGTGTAA
- the gndA gene encoding NADP-dependent phosphogluconate dehydrogenase, whose protein sequence is MGKQAIGVIGLAVMGRNLALNIESRGYAVSVYNRSREKTDELIAEFPGRNLVPTYTLEEFVASLETPRRILMMVKAGAATDATIASLKPLLEKGDVLIDGGNTHFTDTIRRNQELAQSGLHFIGTGVSGGEEGALRGPSIMPGGQRDAYDLVEPILKQIAAKAPSDGEPCVAYMGPDGAGHYVKMVHNGIEYGDMQLIAESYAVLKDVAGLTNDELGAVYTDWNQGELDSYLMEITSKIFGKRDDETGKHLVDVILDRAAQKGTGKWTSQNALDLGVPLPLITESVFARVLSSLKTERVAASKVLSGPSATPLQGDRAAFVEAVRRALYLSKVISYAQGFAQMRTASEEYGWKLDLGTIAKIFRAGCIIRARFLQKITDAYAKDPALANLLLDPYFQDIAANYQASLREVVIAAVKAGVPVPAFASAVAYFDSYRSERLPANLVQAQRDFFGAHTFERTDKPGSFHANWS, encoded by the coding sequence ATGGGCAAACAAGCAATCGGTGTGATCGGACTCGCGGTGATGGGCCGCAATCTCGCACTCAATATCGAGAGCCGCGGCTACGCGGTATCGGTGTACAACCGCAGCCGCGAGAAGACCGACGAACTGATCGCCGAATTCCCCGGCCGCAACCTGGTGCCGACCTACACGCTCGAGGAATTCGTCGCGTCGCTCGAAACGCCGCGCCGGATCCTGATGATGGTGAAGGCGGGCGCCGCGACCGACGCGACGATCGCCTCGCTCAAGCCGCTGCTCGAGAAGGGTGACGTGCTGATCGACGGCGGCAACACGCACTTCACCGACACGATCCGCCGCAACCAGGAACTCGCGCAATCGGGCCTGCATTTCATCGGCACCGGCGTGTCGGGCGGCGAAGAGGGCGCGCTGCGCGGCCCGTCGATCATGCCGGGCGGCCAGCGCGACGCGTACGATCTCGTCGAGCCGATCCTCAAGCAGATCGCCGCGAAGGCGCCGTCGGACGGCGAGCCGTGCGTCGCGTACATGGGGCCGGACGGCGCGGGCCACTACGTGAAGATGGTCCACAACGGGATCGAATACGGCGACATGCAGTTGATCGCCGAGAGCTATGCGGTGCTGAAGGACGTCGCCGGTCTCACGAACGACGAACTGGGCGCGGTCTACACCGACTGGAACCAGGGCGAGCTGGACAGCTACCTGATGGAGATCACGTCGAAGATCTTCGGCAAGAGGGATGACGAAACCGGCAAGCATCTGGTCGACGTGATCCTCGATCGTGCGGCGCAGAAGGGCACCGGCAAGTGGACGAGCCAGAACGCGCTGGATCTCGGCGTGCCGCTGCCGCTGATCACCGAGTCGGTGTTCGCACGCGTGCTGTCGTCGCTGAAGACGGAGCGCGTGGCGGCCAGCAAGGTGCTGTCGGGCCCGTCCGCGACGCCGCTGCAGGGCGATCGCGCAGCGTTCGTCGAGGCCGTGCGCCGTGCGCTGTACCTGAGCAAGGTGATCTCGTACGCGCAGGGCTTCGCGCAGATGCGCACCGCATCGGAGGAATACGGCTGGAAGCTGGATCTGGGCACCATCGCGAAGATCTTCCGCGCGGGCTGCATCATCCGTGCGCGCTTCCTGCAGAAGATCACGGATGCGTATGCGAAGGATCCGGCGCTCGCGAACCTGCTGCTCGATCCGTACTTCCAGGACATCGCCGCGAACTACCAGGCGTCGCTGCGCGAGGTCGTGATCGCGGCGGTGAAGGCCGGGGTGCCGGTGCCGGCGTTCGCGTCGGCGGTCGCGTACTTCGACAGCTACCGCTCGGAACGGCTGCCGGCGAACCTTGTGCAGGCGCAGCGCGACTTCTTCGGCGCGCATACGTTCGAGCGCACCGACAAGCCGGGCAGCTTCCACGCGAACTGGTCCTGA
- a CDS encoding DUF938 domain-containing protein, with product MTGTTPDGPSLRLSAPAAERNRGPILDVLRRVLPAGGDVLEIASGTGQHVVHFAAGLPALRWHPSDPDAQARRSIAAWIAHMGLPNVDAPLAFDVRDAAWPFAALDAIVCINMIHIAPWACAEALFAGASRVLRPGGVLVLYGPYRREGRHTAPSNAAFDAQLRSRDPSWGVRDLETVVALGLDRGLDCIEVVEMPANNLSVVFRRLPHADQ from the coding sequence ATGACCGGCACGACTCCTGACGGTCCGTCGCTGCGGCTTTCCGCGCCCGCGGCCGAGCGCAACCGCGGGCCGATCCTCGACGTGCTGCGCCGTGTGCTGCCGGCCGGCGGCGACGTGCTCGAAATCGCCAGCGGCACCGGCCAGCACGTCGTGCATTTCGCGGCCGGGCTGCCCGCGCTGCGCTGGCACCCGAGCGATCCCGACGCGCAGGCGCGGCGCTCGATCGCGGCGTGGATCGCGCATATGGGGCTGCCGAACGTCGACGCGCCGCTCGCGTTCGACGTGCGCGACGCGGCGTGGCCGTTCGCGGCGCTCGACGCGATCGTCTGCATCAACATGATCCACATCGCGCCGTGGGCATGCGCCGAAGCGCTGTTCGCCGGCGCGTCGCGCGTGCTGCGGCCGGGCGGCGTGCTGGTCCTGTACGGCCCGTATCGCCGCGAAGGCCGGCACACCGCGCCGTCGAACGCGGCGTTCGACGCGCAGCTCAGAAGCCGCGACCCGTCGTGGGGCGTGCGCGATCTCGAGACGGTCGTCGCACTCGGCCTCGATCGCGGGCTCGACTGCATCGAGGTCGTCGAGATGCCCGCCAACAACCTGAGCGTCGTGTTCCGGCGCCTGCCGCACGCCGACCAATGA